One genomic window of Actinoalloteichus hoggarensis includes the following:
- a CDS encoding ABC transporter ATP-binding protein, which yields MTASVESSAPRWANLRVLWSFVRPHRRVLVLGTVLGLATTGAGLATPMVTKWLLDGLGAQAPIGPAVGLLAALLVVGSVVGLAQWILLGTLAERIVFDARGSMVRRLLRTRVGELAGRSGGELVTRVTSDTVLLREAAASSIVQLINGVVGLLGALLLMAMLDGILFATTIGALIAVAVLVGLLMPKIAVAQQQAQAAVGRLGGVLEGALRALRTVKASRAEGRETERVLHEATEARRESIRAVRIDAVAWTIAGAGIQLAIMLILAVGGWRVGMGDLAVSSLVAFLLYAFQLMDPVSTLTTTVSQLQSGIAAAARIREIQALELEEAEPRTTDRHAVTPPAADAGRSSPRADVARTDAVLSLHDVTARYAPGAAPALTGVTLDIRRTGHTAVVGPSGAGKTSMFSLILKFLAPESGELRLDGVPFDALSADEVRRRIVYVEQDSPLVPGTLRDNVVYSHPTADDEAVWAALTEVRLADRVRALPDGLDTSVADTTISGGERQRIALARALVSDPGILLLDEATAQLDGITEAAVHEVISRVAAQGAVVTIAHRLSTVIDADRIIVAEAGRVRAQGTHAELLATDELYRDLVAALRIATTVEADRPVGNTPIDAASSDETPRPDGSAALPALPGSVRG from the coding sequence GTGACCGCGTCGGTCGAATCGTCCGCCCCGCGTTGGGCGAATCTGAGAGTTCTGTGGTCGTTCGTCCGCCCACATCGCCGAGTCCTGGTCTTAGGCACCGTGCTCGGCCTGGCCACCACCGGCGCCGGGCTGGCGACGCCGATGGTCACCAAATGGCTGTTGGACGGCCTCGGCGCTCAGGCGCCCATCGGCCCCGCCGTCGGACTGCTGGCAGCCCTGCTCGTCGTCGGGTCCGTCGTGGGCCTGGCCCAGTGGATCCTCCTGGGCACGCTGGCCGAGCGGATCGTCTTCGACGCCAGAGGGTCGATGGTCCGCCGACTGCTCCGTACCAGGGTCGGCGAGCTCGCGGGCCGATCCGGCGGCGAGCTGGTCACCAGGGTCACCTCCGACACCGTCCTGCTCCGGGAGGCCGCCGCCTCCAGCATCGTCCAGCTCATCAACGGCGTCGTCGGGCTGCTCGGCGCGCTGCTCCTCATGGCGATGCTCGACGGGATCCTGTTCGCCACCACCATCGGCGCCCTGATCGCGGTCGCGGTGCTGGTCGGCCTGCTCATGCCGAAGATCGCCGTCGCCCAGCAGCAGGCTCAGGCGGCGGTCGGCAGGCTCGGCGGCGTGCTCGAGGGAGCGCTGCGGGCGCTGCGCACCGTCAAGGCGAGTCGTGCCGAAGGACGAGAGACCGAGCGAGTCCTTCACGAGGCGACCGAGGCTCGCCGGGAGAGCATCCGAGCCGTGCGCATCGACGCCGTCGCCTGGACCATCGCGGGCGCGGGCATCCAGCTCGCGATCATGCTGATCCTGGCCGTCGGGGGCTGGCGAGTCGGGATGGGGGATCTGGCGGTCTCCAGCCTGGTCGCCTTCCTGCTCTACGCCTTCCAGCTCATGGACCCGGTGTCGACCCTCACCACCACCGTCAGCCAGCTCCAGTCCGGCATCGCCGCCGCGGCACGGATCCGCGAGATCCAGGCCCTGGAGTTGGAGGAGGCGGAGCCGCGGACGACGGATCGCCACGCCGTCACTCCGCCCGCGGCGGACGCCGGGCGGTCCTCGCCTCGGGCGGACGTCGCCCGCACCGACGCCGTGCTCTCCCTGCACGACGTCACGGCCCGCTACGCGCCCGGCGCCGCGCCGGCGTTGACCGGAGTCACCCTCGACATCCGCCGCACCGGGCACACCGCCGTCGTCGGTCCCTCCGGGGCGGGTAAGACCAGCATGTTCTCGTTGATCCTCAAGTTCCTTGCGCCCGAGAGCGGCGAGCTTCGACTGGACGGCGTCCCCTTCGACGCCCTGAGCGCCGACGAGGTGCGGCGTCGGATCGTCTACGTCGAACAGGACAGTCCGCTGGTGCCGGGCACCCTGCGGGACAATGTGGTGTACAGCCATCCCACCGCCGACGACGAGGCGGTCTGGGCCGCCCTGACCGAGGTCCGGCTGGCGGACCGGGTGCGGGCGCTGCCCGACGGTCTGGACACCTCCGTCGCCGACACGACGATCTCCGGAGGCGAGCGGCAGCGCATCGCGCTCGCCAGGGCTCTGGTCTCCGATCCGGGGATCCTCCTGCTGGACGAGGCCACCGCCCAGCTCGACGGGATCACCGAGGCCGCCGTGCACGAGGTCATCTCCCGAGTCGCCGCACAGGGCGCGGTGGTCACCATCGCGCACCGGCTCTCCACGGTGATCGACGCCGATCGGATCATCGTGGCGGAGGCAGGACGAGTGCGGGCCCAGGGCACCCATGCCGAGCTGTTGGCGACGGACGAGCTGTACCGCGATCTGGTGGCGGCGCTGCGGATCGCCACCACCGTCGAAGCCGACCGGCCGGTCGGGAACACTCCGATCGACGCCGCGTCGAGCGACGAGACGCCGAGGCCGGACGGGTCCGCGGCGTTGCCCGCGCTGCCCGGCTCGGTCCGCGGATGA
- a CDS encoding styrene monooxygenase/indole monooxygenase family protein has translation MRKVLIVGAGQAGLQLGLSLQAHGYTVTIMSARTPEELRSGRVMSTQCMFGPALAKEREYELNLWEEDTPKITGLGVSVAGPDGDRVLDWVAPTGEFAQSVDQRVKMAGWLELFEDRGGTVVFHGVATSDLDSLARLYDLVVIAAGKGELVQLFDRDPEFSPFTSPQRALSVAYVHGVGPRPEHPETIAVRFNAMPGVGELFMIPGLTLSGPCDILFFEGIPGGPLDCWQDRPGPREHLDRMLDLIRRYVPWEYGRCAAAELTDDRATLAGGYAPVVRRPIGELPGGGLVLGMADVVVANDPITGQGSNNASRCAASYLDSIVEHGEQPFDRAWMEQTFSRYWAEARHATTWTNTMLHPPAHLPEILGAASRSPAVAARFVAGFSDPAGLRDWFFDADKARAYLASAATEQAV, from the coding sequence ATGCGGAAGGTGTTGATAGTCGGGGCGGGTCAGGCCGGTTTACAGCTAGGCCTGAGCCTGCAGGCACACGGGTACACGGTCACGATCATGTCCGCCCGGACCCCGGAGGAGTTGCGGAGCGGCCGGGTGATGTCCACCCAGTGCATGTTCGGCCCCGCGCTCGCCAAGGAGCGGGAGTACGAGCTGAACCTCTGGGAGGAGGACACGCCGAAGATCACCGGCCTCGGGGTGTCGGTGGCCGGGCCGGACGGCGACCGGGTGCTGGACTGGGTCGCGCCGACCGGCGAGTTCGCGCAGTCGGTGGACCAGCGGGTGAAGATGGCGGGCTGGCTGGAGCTGTTCGAGGACCGAGGGGGCACGGTCGTCTTCCACGGCGTCGCCACCTCCGACCTGGACTCGCTGGCGCGGCTGTACGACCTGGTGGTGATCGCGGCGGGCAAGGGCGAGCTGGTGCAGCTCTTCGACCGTGATCCCGAGTTCTCGCCGTTCACGAGTCCGCAGCGCGCGTTGTCGGTCGCCTACGTGCACGGGGTCGGGCCGCGACCGGAGCATCCCGAGACGATCGCGGTGCGGTTCAACGCGATGCCGGGGGTCGGCGAGCTGTTCATGATCCCGGGCCTCACGCTGAGCGGCCCCTGCGACATCCTGTTCTTCGAGGGCATCCCCGGCGGTCCGCTGGACTGTTGGCAGGACCGCCCCGGGCCGCGGGAACATCTGGATCGGATGCTCGATCTGATCAGACGGTACGTGCCGTGGGAGTACGGGCGTTGCGCGGCGGCCGAGCTGACCGACGACCGCGCGACACTGGCGGGCGGCTACGCGCCGGTGGTGCGCAGACCGATCGGCGAACTGCCCGGCGGCGGTCTGGTGCTGGGCATGGCCGACGTGGTGGTGGCCAACGATCCGATCACCGGGCAGGGCTCCAACAACGCCAGCCGGTGTGCGGCGTCCTATCTGGACAGCATCGTGGAGCACGGCGAGCAGCCGTTCGACCGGGCGTGGATGGAGCAGACCTTCAGTCGTTACTGGGCCGAGGCGCGGCACGCCACCACGTGGACGAACACCATGCTGCACCCGCCTGCTCATCTGCCGGAGATCCTCGGCGCCGCGAGCCGGTCGCCCGCGGTCGCGGCCAGGTTCGTCGCGGGATTCTCCGATCCGGCGGGTCTGCGGGACTGGTTCTTCGACGCCGACAAGGCCAGGGCGTACCTGGCCTCGGCGGCGACGGAGCAGGCCGTCTGA
- a CDS encoding GTP-binding protein → MDSRDFQPDFSSLTISAKIVIAGGFGVGKTTFVSTVSEVPPLNTEAWMTEAGEGVDALDPSGDKTTTTVAMDFGRITLHSDLVLYLFGTPGQARFWFLWDDLSRGALGAIVLVDTRRIQESFAAINYFENDSDIPFVVAVNKFDGRLEHDLDEVRDALALAPDTPLTTCDARDPGSTAQALRGLVSYTMDLSVSYGPS, encoded by the coding sequence ATGGACTCAAGAGACTTCCAGCCTGACTTCTCCTCGTTGACGATCTCGGCGAAGATCGTCATCGCGGGTGGTTTCGGCGTCGGGAAGACGACCTTCGTGTCCACGGTCTCGGAGGTGCCGCCGTTGAACACCGAGGCGTGGATGACGGAGGCGGGTGAGGGTGTCGACGCACTCGACCCGAGCGGCGACAAGACGACCACGACCGTCGCGATGGACTTCGGCCGGATCACGCTGCACTCGGATCTGGTGCTGTACCTGTTCGGCACTCCGGGCCAGGCTCGGTTCTGGTTTCTCTGGGACGACCTCTCTCGTGGCGCGTTAGGCGCGATCGTCCTGGTCGACACGCGACGCATTCAGGAGTCGTTCGCGGCGATCAACTACTTCGAGAACGACTCGGACATTCCCTTCGTCGTCGCGGTCAACAAGTTCGACGGCAGGTTGGAACACGATCTGGACGAGGTGCGCGACGCACTGGCGCTCGCTCCGGACACCCCACTGACCACCTGCGACGCGCGAGATCCCGGCTCCACGGCCCAGGCGCTGCGGGGGCTGGTCTCCTACACGATGGACCTGAGCGTCTCCTATGGACCGTCCTGA
- a CDS encoding TetR/AcrR family transcriptional regulator → MGERGAGPTARPRRAPLNRGRIVTAAMELADEKGSAGVTMRATAARLGVEAMSLYNHVTGREDILDGMVDAVFAEIDLPSPQANWKTAMRARASSCYRALRRHPWAVGLLDSRGRPGSATLRHHDAVLGALRTGGFSVSMATHAVSLIDSYLYGFVIQERSLPFVDAAGFDGGAEDSLRDLPADTYPYLAEAIAAQADEAGHDHGEGFEFGLTLILDGLEPDGVSASRTDRGGRPAGHHGEPRPQATPPARH, encoded by the coding sequence ATGGGTGAGCGCGGCGCCGGACCGACCGCCAGACCGAGGCGCGCGCCGCTGAACCGAGGACGCATCGTCACCGCCGCCATGGAGCTGGCCGACGAGAAGGGCTCGGCCGGAGTCACCATGCGGGCGACGGCCGCCAGGCTGGGCGTCGAGGCGATGTCGCTCTACAACCACGTGACGGGCCGTGAGGACATCCTCGACGGGATGGTCGACGCGGTGTTCGCCGAGATCGACCTGCCCAGTCCGCAGGCGAACTGGAAGACGGCCATGCGAGCCCGGGCCTCCTCCTGCTATCGAGCGCTGCGCCGTCATCCGTGGGCAGTGGGCCTCCTGGACTCCCGCGGCCGTCCCGGTTCGGCGACGCTGCGCCACCACGACGCCGTCCTCGGGGCCCTGCGCACGGGCGGATTCTCGGTCTCGATGGCGACACACGCGGTCTCGCTGATCGACAGCTATCTGTACGGCTTCGTCATCCAGGAGCGGAGCCTGCCCTTCGTCGACGCCGCCGGGTTCGACGGAGGCGCGGAGGACAGCCTGCGCGACCTGCCCGCGGACACCTACCCGTACCTCGCGGAGGCGATCGCCGCGCAGGCCGACGAGGCCGGCCATGACCACGGCGAGGGATTCGAGTTCGGACTGACCCTGATCCTCGACGGTCTCGAGCCCGACGGGGTCTCCGCGAGCCGGACGGACCGAGGAGGCCGTCCAGCAGGTCATCACGGAGAACCCCGGCCGCAGGCGACGCCGCCTGCTCGCCACTGA
- a CDS encoding DUF742 domain-containing protein → MATTAKRSARVRPYAITGGRTRPRHHLLVETLISVPHYDPEFSETLMPEARALYERARMTMSIAELSTHLTTPLGVIRVLISDLAAQEMVFIHPTGHAYQYDRHILERILDGLKRLPA, encoded by the coding sequence ATGGCCACGACCGCGAAGCGCAGCGCCAGGGTGCGCCCCTATGCGATCACCGGCGGACGCACCAGACCACGGCACCACCTGCTGGTGGAGACGCTGATCTCGGTGCCGCACTACGACCCGGAGTTCAGCGAGACGCTGATGCCCGAGGCCCGGGCGCTCTACGAACGAGCGCGCATGACGATGTCGATCGCGGAGCTCTCCACGCATCTCACCACTCCGCTGGGCGTGATCCGCGTACTGATCAGCGATCTCGCCGCCCAGGAGATGGTGTTCATCCACCCGACCGGTCACGCCTATCAGTACGACCGGCACATCCTGGAGAGGATTCTCGATGGACTCAAGAGACTTCCAGCCTGA
- a CDS encoding TetR/AcrR family transcriptional regulator → MSHYETVLRQLDLGQAHSGTMCGVSSTKAGFRNRTRQAIIDAAGAVLGERPYASMSEIAEAAEVGRSTLHRYFSDRGELIGAMSEDLLERLDHAIIEAELDQGPPREALRRLLHGYYDIGPRVMFVLNELHADCNEAFYARFDAAGIPVERLLERGRAAGDFDDAMNIDWVRRMLWYLLSAAWDAVAKKAMSRHAAVDSVVRTLEQGILGRGRA, encoded by the coding sequence ATGTCCCACTACGAAACAGTGCTGCGTCAGCTTGACCTGGGGCAGGCCCACAGTGGGACCATGTGCGGCGTGTCCTCCACCAAGGCAGGCTTTCGCAACAGGACGAGGCAGGCGATCATCGACGCGGCAGGCGCCGTGCTGGGCGAACGTCCATACGCCTCGATGAGCGAGATCGCCGAGGCGGCGGAGGTCGGCCGCAGCACCCTGCACCGCTACTTCTCGGACCGGGGCGAACTGATCGGGGCGATGTCGGAGGACCTGCTCGAACGGCTCGACCATGCGATCATCGAGGCAGAACTCGACCAGGGCCCTCCCCGCGAGGCGCTGCGCAGGCTGCTGCACGGCTACTACGACATCGGGCCCCGCGTCATGTTCGTCCTGAACGAGCTGCACGCCGACTGCAACGAGGCCTTCTACGCCAGGTTCGACGCCGCGGGCATTCCCGTCGAGCGGTTGCTGGAGCGAGGGCGAGCGGCGGGCGACTTCGACGACGCCATGAACATCGACTGGGTCCGCCGCATGCTGTGGTACCTGCTCTCGGCGGCCTGGGACGCCGTCGCGAAGAAGGCGATGTCCCGCCACGCGGCCGTCGACTCCGTCGTCCGCACCCTGGAACAGGGCATACTCGGTCGCGGACGGGCCTGA